A window of Cellulosimicrobium protaetiae genomic DNA:
GTAGACGTAGAGCGCCCACGCGAGACACAGCGGCGCGACGACGAGGAGCACGGCGAGCGGGACGAGCTGCTGCGCGGGGAAGCCGTCGTCGAGGTCCTGCACCGCGCGGCCCCAGAGGAAGCCCGTCACCGCGCCCTGCGCCGAGACGAGGCTCGCCACGAGGAACAGCACGGCGCCCACGACGCCCCACGCGGGGCGCACGAAGAGGGCGTGCAGCACGCCGCGCGCGAGGCTCGGGCCGTCGCCCGGGTCGTCGAGGACCGGGGGCTCACCCCGCCGGCGACGACCGCCGACGGCCTCCGCAGCGCGGTCCGGCTCCGGGGCGGAGCTCGGAGCCGGGGCGTCGACGCCGTCGGGTGCACCCGGACCCTCAGGGCCGCCGGCCCCGTCGAGCAGGTCCTCGCCGCCTCCGTCGGGGCGCGGGCCGCCGGCACCCGTCGCAGCCCCCTCGGCGACGCTGGCCGCCAGGAGGTCGCGGTACGGACCCGCGACGCGCGCGAGCGCCGCCCGCTCTCCCTGCTGCACGACCCGGCCGTGGTCGAGCACGGCGAGGAGCCCCGCGCGCTCGATCGTCGTGAGACGGTGCGCGACGAGCACGCCCGTGCGCCCCGCGAGCAGCCGCTCCGAGGCCGCGACGACGCGCGCCTCGGTGAGCGGGTCCATGCGCGCCGTCGCCTCGTCGAGCACGACGACCTGCACGTCGCGGACCAGCAGCCGCGCGAAGGCGACGAGCTGCTCCTCCCCTGCCGAGAGCGACGTCCCGCCCGGACCGAGCAACGTCTCGAGGCCGTCCGGGAGCCCCGCGACCCAGTCGTCGAGCCGGAGCTCGCGCACGGCGGCCTCGACGTCCTCGCGCGGCACGTCGGCGAAGAGCGCGACGTTCTCGGCGAGCGTCCCCGCGAGGATCTCGGTGCGCTGCGTCACGACGCCCACCGCGGCGCGCAGCGCCTGGAGGTCGAGGTCGCGCACGTCGACCCCGCCCACGAGCACGGTGCCGCGCGGCGGCTCGACCGCGCGCGACAGCAGCGACGCCAGGGTCGACTTGCCCGACCCCGTCCGCCCGACGAGCGCGACCGTCTCGCCCGCGGGCACCCGCAGGCTCACGCCGTCGAGCGCGAACGTGCCCTCGGCGTAGGAGAAGTGGAGGTCGCGCAGCTCGATCCCGACCGGCCCGGCGGGCAGCGTGCGCCCGCCCGTCGGCTCGGGCTCGACCGCGAGCATCTGCCGGATGCGCGTGAGCGCCCCGATGCCCTCCTGGATGTCCGGGAGGTGGTGGACCAGGTTGTCCACCTGCCCGACGAACATCGCCGTCACGAGGAACAGGGTGACGAGACGGTCGACGCCGAGGTCGCCGTCCGCGGCGAGCGCGGCGCCCGCGACGGCGACGCCGGCGAGCAGCGACGCGAGCACGAGGCCCGCTCGCCGGAGCATGCGCGACTCGACGACGAGCACGGCCTCGAACTTCCGGTGCACGGCGGCCGAGCGCTCGGCGAGGCGCCGCACCGCGAACGACTGGCCGAGGCTCGTGCGCAGGTCGTCGCGCGCGGCGACCGACTCCTCGAACGCCGCGGCGTGGTCCGTCCAGGCCGCCTCCTCGATCACCTTGCGGCGCGCGATCTCCCCGAGCATGGGCCGCACGATCACGGCGGCCAGGGCGCCGAGCACCGGGAAAAGGATCCAGGCGGGCCACCACGTGAGGCCTGCGACGACCCACATCGGCAGGACGCCGACGACGGTGCGCCCCGCGCCCCAGAGCTGACGGCGCACGAGCGTGCCCACCGCGTGCGTGTCGTCGTCGACACGGTCGAGCACCTCGCCGACCGCCTGCTCCGTGAGCGTGGCGAGCGGCTGGTGCAGGGCCGCCGTGAGCAGGTCGCCGCGCAGTCGGCCCTCGGCCCGGTCCACGACCCCGGCCCACACGACCTGGCCCGCCGTGTCGAGCAGGGCGGCACCGACGACGCACAGCGCGAGGAGCTGGAGCGTCGCCGTCGTCGGGTCGTCCGCGAGCCAGCCCGCGATGACGGTCCCGAGCGCGGCACCGACCGCACCGAGCGTGAGCGCGGCGAGCGCGACGACGGCCAGCGGCCCGCGCAGCCGCCGCCAGTCCAAGCGACGGGCGGGGTCGACGGGTGCGCGCGACGCACCCGCCGCCGGGGTGGGGTTCGGGGTGGCCGGGGGGTTCGGGGGCTGCTCGGTCGGCAGGGTGGCGTCGATCATGGCCCGACGACCCTACGGCGCCGCACCACCGCGGGCGCAGCGATTTTCCGCCCGGTCACCCGCCCCCGAACGCCCCGCACCGACGCTCCCGTCCGGCCCCCGGAGCGTCCCCGGTCCCGCGGTCCGGACCGTGCCTCGGACCGCGCGACCGGAGCCAGGCTCAGACGAGCCCGAGCTGCTCCACCGCCTGCCGCTCCTCCTGGAGCTCCGCGACCGACGCGTCGACGCGCCCGCGCGAGAACTCCGACAGCTCGACGCCCTGGACGATCTCCCACGCCCCACCGCGGGACACCACCGGGAACGACGAGATGAGGCCCGTCGGGACCCCGTACGACCCGTCGGACACGACGCCCGCGCTCGTCCAGTCGCCCTCGGGCGTGCCGAGGACCCAGTCGCGCACGTGGTCGATCGCCGCGTTCGCCGCTGACGCCGCCGACGACGCCCCCCGCGCGTCGATGATCGCCGCCCCACGCTTCGCGACCGTCGGGATGAACGTCGCCTCGAGCCACTCACGGTCCTCGGCGAGCCGCGCACCCGGGGTCCCTGCGACGTCCGCCTGGAAGACGTCCGGGTACTGCGTCGCCGAGTGGTTGCCCCAGATCGTCACCTTGCGCACCTCCGACACCGGCACGCCCGCCTTCTTGGCCACCTGCGTCAGCGCGCGGTTGTGGTCCAGGCGCGTCATCGCGGTGAACCGGTCCTTCGGCACGTCCGGCGCGTTCGACGCCGCGATGAGCGCGTTCGTGTTGGCCGGGTTCCCGACGACCAGGACGCGGACGTCGTCCGCCGCGCCCGCGTTGATCGCCTGACCCTGCGGCTTGAAGATCCCGCCGTTGGCCTCCAGCAGGTCACCACGCTCCATGCCCGGGCCTCGCGGGCGCGCGCCCACGAGCAGCGCGACGTTCGTCCCCTCGAACGCCGCGGTCGGGTCGTCGGAGATGTCGATGCCCGCGAGCAGCGGGAAGGCGCAGTCGTCGAGCTCCATCGCGGTGCCCTCCGCTGCCTTGACGCCCTGCGGGATCTCCAGGAGGCGCAGGCGCACGGGGGTGTCGGGGCCGAGCATCTGGCCCGACGCGATCCGGAAGAGCAGTGCGTAGCCGATCTGACCGGCAGCGCCGGTCACCGTCACGTTCACGGGGGAAGTCATGCGCTCACTCTCCCACAGCGGGAACCGCTCGGAAGCCCGACGACGTCCGGAAGACGACGACGGCGACGCCCCTGCGAAGAGGGGCGCCGCCGTCGGGCAGGTCTGACCGGAACTCAGGCCAGGCGCGCCTTGAGGTTCTCGTCGAGCGCGGCGAGGAAGTCCTCGGTCGTCAGCCACTCCTGGTCCGGGCCGACGAGGAGCGCGAGGTCCTTCGTCATCTGGCCGGCCTCGACGGTCTTGATGACGACGTCCTCGAGGGTCTGCGCGAACTCGGTGACCTCGGGCGTGCCGTCCAGCTTGCCGCGGTGCATGAGGCCACGGGTCCAGGCGAAGATCGACGCGATGGGGTTGGTCGACGTCGGCTTGCCCTGCTGGTGCTGGCGGTAGTGGCGCGTGACGGTGCCGTGCGCGGCCTCGGCCTCGACGGTCTGGCCGTCGGGGGTCATGAGGACGGACGTCATGAGGCCGAGCGAGCCGAAGCCCTGCGCGACGGTGTCGGACTGGACGTCGCCGTCGTAGTTCTTGCAGGCCCAGACGTAGCCGCCCTCCCACTTCATGGCCGAGGCGACCATGTCGTCGATGAGGCGGTGCTCGTAGGTGAGGCCCTTCGCGGCGAACGCCTCGGCGAACTCGGCGTCGAACACCTCCTGGAAGAGGTCCTTGAACTGGCCGTCGTAGGCCTTGAGGATCGTGTTCTTCGTGGAGAGGTACACGGGGTACTCGCGCTGGAGGCCGTACGCGAACGAGGCGCGCGCGAAGTCGCGGATCGACTCGTTGAAGTTGTACATGCCCATCGCGACGCCGCCCTCCTCGGGCATGGTCACGACCTCGAACTTCTGCGGCTCGGAGCCGTCGGCCGGCTCGAACGTCATCGTGATCTTGCCCGGGCCGGGGACCTTGAAGTTCGTCGACTTGTACTGGTCGCCGTGGGCGTGACGGCCGATGATGATCGGCTTGTTCCAGCCGGGCACGAGGCGCGGGATGTTGGAGATGATGATCGGCTCGCGGAAGACGACGCCGCCGAGGATGTTGCGGATCGTCCCGTTCGGGGAGACCCACATCTTCTTCAGCCCGAACTCCTCGACGCGCGCCTCGTCGGGCGTGATCGTCGCGCACTTGACGCCCACGTTGTACTGCTTGATCGCGTTGGCGGCGTCGATCGTGACCTGGTCGTCCGTCGCGTCGCGGTTCTGGATCGACAGGTCGTAGTACTTGAGGTCCACGTCGAGGTACGGGTGGATGAGGCGGTCCTTGATGAACTGCCAGATGATGCGCGTCATCTCGTCGCCGTCGAGCTCGACGACCGGGTTGACGACCTTGATCTTGCCCATGCGCAGATCGCTCCAACTGTCGGGGACTGGTGCCCCCGGGAGTCGGACGGCGGCCGGCGGCCCCTCGGGCCCGGTCCGTCGCACACAGGGGCGTTGCTGACCGCGGTCCAGGGTACTCGACTTCTCGACGTCAAGATACTTTCCCGGGCCTGCGTGGATCGCCCGCATCGTGAGACGGAGCGTCCGTTCTCAGGCGGGGCACCGCCGATCTCCACGCTTCTCCCGGGTGGTGGTGGCAAGATGCCCCCAGATGCCGGAATGGCCGGGCACTCGGTCAAGGCATCGTGCCGTCGTCCCGACCGCCCCCGGTGCCGCACCGTGGCGGCCGGGGCGGGACCGCCCGAAGTACCCACCGAACCAGACAGGATGATCATGTCCCAGGACACCACCGCTCCCGGCGCACCGGAGGGCACCGTCGACGACACGCGGCCCGTGCCGACCGAGGCCGTCGCCGTCGTCCAGCCCAGCCTCCTCGCGCGCCTCGGCGCCGAGGTCTTCGGCACGTTCTTCCTCGTCCTCGCGATCGTGGGTGTGGCGCTCTACGCGTTCGTCAGCCAGCAGAACGCCCTCGCCGTCGGTCTCGCCGGCGGCATCGCCGTGATCGCGGGCGCCGCTGCCGTGGGCAACGTGTCGGGCGGCCACTTCAACCCGGCCGTGACGCTCGGTGCCGCGGTCGGCGGACGGACCGCGTGGCGCGACGTCCTGCCCTACTGGGTCGCCCAGCTCGTCGGTGCGCTCCTCGCCGGCCTCGTCCTCATGTCCACCGTCCCGACGTCGCTCCCCGCCCTCGTCGGGCAGGAGACCCGGAACGGCATGTTCGTGGCGACCGCCAACGGGTACGGGAGCTTCTCCTCGCTCTCGACCGCGTCGCAGGGCGGCACCGAGTTCGGCCTCCTCGCCGCGCTGCTCATCGAGACGATCGTGACGGCCGTGTTCGTCGGCGTGATCCTCGGCGTCACCGACAAGCGCGCGAGCGTCCAGTACGCGCCGGTCGTCATCGGCTTCACGCTCACCGCGCTCATCCTCGTCGCCGCGCCGATCACCAACGCGTCGCTCAACCCGGCCCGCTCGATGGCCTCGGCGGTCTTCGCCGGCGACGGCGACCTGTGGAAGCAGCAGTGGGTCTTCTGGGTCGCGCCGCTGCTCGGCGCCGCGATCGCCGGCCTGTTCTACCGCGCGTTCGCGTTCGCGCCGAAGCAGGACGACCTCCTCGGTGAGGACCAGGTCGTCTCGCTGACCGGGGCCGAGGCCCCGGCGTACTCCGCCGCGGCCGGCGCCGTCGGTGCGGGCGCCGTCGGTGCGGGTGCCGTCGCGGCCGTCGTCGAGGAGGAGGTCGTCGTCACGGACGAGAACGGCGACGTCGTCGCGGTCGAGGAGGTCGTCGAGGTCGTCGAGGTGGACGAGCCCGAGGCACCCGCGGCGGACGACGCCACCGGCACGGACGAGGCTCCCAAGGCCTGACGCCCCACGCCCGGCGGGCCCGGACCGCGACCGCGGTCCGGGCCCGCCGTCGTCTACCGCGAGATCAGATCTCGCCCTGGTCGAGGCTCAGTGCGAGGAACGCCATGACGGCGGCGGGTGCGAGGAAGAAGAAGACGTCGAGCCCGCGCGAGCGGACGGTGATCCCGACGGGGCCGGGGCCGGGGATGACGGCGCGGCACACGCCGGCCACGGCGAGCAGCGCGGCGAGAGTGAAGCAGCCGGCGCGCGCACCGACGAGCACCGCGACGAGCGTCGAGACCGCGACGCCCGCGAGCACGAGCCACATCGCCGGCTGGCGCGCCGGGGCGAGGCTCGCGGGTGGTTCGGGGACCGGGGGCTGTGCCTCGTCGTCGGGCCGCGCCCCTGCGGAGGGCTCACCGTCTCCCGGCTCGTCGTCGACGTGGTGCCACGTCGGCACGAGCGTCGTCGGCGGCCGGTGCCGCGTCCCTCCGTCCGCGGTGACGTCGGTCACGCTGCTGCACCTTCCACGTCCGGAAGCCTACCGTCGTGGCCTAGCGTGACGTGCATGTCGTCCGCCGAGCCGCCGGTCCTCCCACCGCCCCCCGCGCACCGCGCCGCTCCTCCCACGGGCGTCCCGGGTCCGCCCGCGTCGGTGGTCGTCGTCGGCGCGGGGCTCGCCGGCGCGCAGACGGTAGGCGCGCTCCGCCGTCGGGGCTACGCCGGTCGGGTCACGGTCCTCGGCGCCGAGGGAGTTCCTCCCTACGACCGGCCGCCGTTGTCGAAGGAGCTCCTGAGCCGCCCGAGCCCCGCATGGCTCGCCGACGACCTGGGCGTGGACGTCGAGGACCTGGCGGACGAGGTCCGCCTCCAGGACCCGGCCGTGCAGCTGGTGCGACGCCGGGCGTCCGATGGTGGCGCGTGGGAGGTCACGACCGCGTCGGGCGACCGCCTGACCGCCGACTCCGTCGTGCTCGCGGTCGGGTCCGCGCCGGTCCGGCCCGACGGCTGGGAACAGGCCACGCTCCTGCACACCGCGCAGGACGCCGCGGCCCTGCGCGCAGCGCTGCACCCGGGGCTTCGCCTCGTGATCGTCGGCGCCGGATGGATCGGGGCCGAGCTGGCCGGCGTCGCCGTCCGCGCGGGTGCGCACGTCACGGTCCTCGAGGCCGCGGACGCACCGTTGCGCCGCCAGCTCGGACCGGTCGTCGGCGCGCACCTCTCGCCGTGGTACGCGGCCGTCGGCGCCGAGCTCGTGACCGGCGTCGCGGTCGCGCAGGTGCGGCCGGACGGCGTCCGGCTCGCCGACGGTCGCGAGCTGTCGGCCGACCTCGTGCTCGCCGCCGTGGGCGCCCGCCCCGCGACGGACTGGCTCGACGGCGCGGTCCCGCGCGACCCGCGCGGCAGCATCCCCGTGGACACCACCGGCGCGGTACCGGGCCTGGACGGGCTCTGGGCCGTGGGCGACTGCGCGACGCGCGAGCACCCGCTGCTCGGCGCAGTCCCCGGCGGTCACTGGTCCGCCGCGCTCCACGACCCCGACGCGACGGTCGCCGCGCTGCTCGGCGACGACGAGGTCGGAACGGGCCACGCGCCCTACGTGTTCTCCCAGCAGCTCGGGCACGACCTCGCCCTGTTCGGCGTGCCCGCCGAGGGCGACATCGTGCTGTTCCGCGGCGACCCGACGGGCGGCGCGACCGGCCACGACGGCTGGGCCGCGTTCTACCTCGCCCCGGGCGCGCACTCCGGCTCCACCTCGGGCGACGGCACGACGGCGGACGGCAGCCCGGCTGCGGACGGCGGCCCCGAGCACCGGTCCATCGAGGTCCGGGCGGTCCTGCTCGTCGACTCGCCACGCGACGTCGGCCCGGTCCGCAAGGCGATGAACCGCACCGGCCGTCTCCGCGTCAACCTCGACGCCGCGCTCGACCCGACCCGCCGCCTCCGCGACGCCCTGGCCTGAGCCCGCCGCGAGGCCGGTTGACCGCGGTGAACCGGTCGCAGGGCCAGCCGACCCCGTGACGAGCCGGGCACGAGGCGGGCCGACCCCGTGGCGAGCCGGTCACGAAGCCAGCCGACCCGTGGCGAGCCGGTCACGAAGCCAGCCGACCCGTGGCGAGCCGGTCACGAAGCCAGCCGACCCGTGGCGACCCGGTCACGAAGCCAGCCGACCCCGTGACGAACCGGTCGCGATGCGAGCCGGTCACGAGGCGAGCCGAGAGCGCGGGCCGAGGGACGGGGCTGCGCGCGGTCGTGGCGGGCCTGGCGGGAGCGCTGAGGAACGAGGCGCGGATGGTAGACCGCGCGCAGCCCCGTCCCTCGGCCCGCCCCGACCAGACCAGACCGGAATCTGACCGGGATTCCCGGTCAGTGCGCGAAGTGGCGCGTCCCCGTGAAGTACATCGTCACGCCCGCCGCCTGCGCCGCCTCGATCACCTCGGCGTCGCGGATCGACCCGCCCGGCGCGACGACGGCACGCACGCCCGCGTCGAGGAGGATCTGCAGGCCGTCGGCGAAGGGGAAGAACGCGTCGGACGCCGCGACGGCGCCGCGCGCCCGCTCCTGCCCGTCGGCGAGGGTGTTGGCGCGCTCGACCGCGAGGCGGCACGAGTCCACGCGGTTGACCTGTCCCATCCCGACGCCGACGGCGGCGCCGTCGTGCGCGAGGAGGATCGCGTTGGACTTCGCGGCACGGATCGCGCGCCACGCGAACGCGAGGTCGGCGAGCGTCGCGTCGTCGGCGGCCTCGCCGGTGACGAGGTTCCAGTGCTGCGGGTCGTCGCCGCCCGTGACCTGGCCCTCGGTGTCCGTCACGACGGCGTCGACCCGGTCCACGCTCTGCACGAGCAGCCCGCCGCTGATCGGCCGTGTCTCGACGGCCGCCGCGGGCGGGGCGTCGACGACGAGGAGGCGGATGTTCTTCTTCGCCCGGAGGATCTCCAGCGCCTCGGGCTCGAAGCCGGGCGCCACGACGACCTCGGTGAACACGGGCGCGATCTGCTCGGCGGCAGCCTTGGTGACGACGCCGTTGGCCGCGATGACGCCGCCGTAGGCCGAGACGGGGTCGGTCGCGTGGGCCCGGGCGTGGGCGTCGGCGACGTCGGTGCCGACCGCGATGCCGCACGGGTTCGCGTGCTTGATGATCGCCACGGCCGGCGCGGTGTGGTCGTGCGCGGCGCGCCACGCGGCGTCGGCGTCGACGTAGTTGTTGTAGCTCATGGCCTTGCCGTGGAGCTGCGTGGCCTGGGCGAGGCCGTTCCGGCCGTCGCCGTTCGTGTACAGCGCGGCGCGCTGGTGCGGGTTCTCGCCGTAGCGCAGTACGTCGGCGCGGTCCCACGTCGCACCGATCCAGGCCGGGAAGCCCGTGCTCACGGTCTCGCCGTCGGCCGGGACCGCGTCCGTGGGCGCCACGACGTTCCCCATCCAGGACGCGACCGCGACGTCGTACGTCGCGGTGTGCACGAACGCGGCGGCCGCGAGCGCCTTGCGCTGCGCGTAGGTGAAACCGCCCGCCTGCACGGCCGCCACGACGTCGTCGTACCGGGCCGGGTCGACGACGACGGCGACGCTCGGGTGGTTCTTCGCGGCCGCGCGGACCATCGAGGGCCCGCCGATGTCGATCTGCTCGACGACCTCGTCCGGCCCCGCACCCGACGCGACGGTCGCGGCGAACGGGTAGAGGTTGACGACGACGAGCTCGAACGGCGCGATGCCGAGCTCGTCGAGCTGCGCGAGGTGGTCGGCCTTGCGCGAGTCCGCGAGGATCCCGGCGTGCACGCGCGGGTGGAGCGTCTTGACCCGGCCCTCGAGGCACTCGGGGAACCCGGTGAGGTCCTCGACCTTCGTCACGGGGACGCCCGCACCCGCGATCGTCGACGCGGTGGAGCCGGTGGAGACGAGCTCGACGCCCGCGGCGTGGAGCGCGGTGGCGAGCTCGACGAGGCCGGTCTTGTCGTAGACGCTCAGGAGCGCGCGCCGCACGGGACGCTGCGCGTCGTCGGCGAGCTGGACGTCGGGGGCGGCAGGCACGTGCGGGGCCGGGTGGGACATGACGAGGGGCTCCTCTGGGTCGCGGTCGCGGTCCGGCGGCGTGCCGGTACCGTGTGGCTGAACCCAGGCGCCCAGGCGGTCGACGCACCAGCAGGTTGGTCCGGTCGCTCCCCGGTGGTCGTTCCCACCCTCGCCAGTCGCGGCCGTCGCCCAGTCTACCGGTCCGCCCCGGACGGCCCGGGCTCGTCCGCCGCGATGCCCGACGCGGCGAGGGCGGCGGCGTCGTCGGCCCAGGTGTCGGGCGTGCCGACCCGCCAGAGGGACCGGACCGTGCTGAGGACCGCGACCGTGACGACGAGGAGCCCCGCGAGCACCGCGAGCGCGGACCCGAGCCCGAACCGGTCGAGGAGACCGCTGCCGACGAGCGGGACGAGAGGTCCCGCGGCGAGACCGGTGAGCCCGAGCACGGACGACAGCCTGCCCTGGAGCTGCGGCGGGGTGACCGCCGCGGCGTAGCCCGAGAGGCCCGCGTTCACCGCAGGGACGAGCAGGAGCGCGAGCGGCAGCACCACGAGGTAGGCGGCGTACGACTCCAGCACCGCCATGACGACGGCCCCTGCCGCGAGCACCCCGAGGGCCGCGACGACGAGCGCACCCGCGCGGACCCGGGCGACGAGCCGGGGCGCGAGGACCGCGCCGACGAGCACGCCCACGCCGACCGCGAGGTCGACGAGCCCGATGAGGACGGGCGCCGTGCCGGTGCGCACCAGCTCGAGGTTGATCCCGACCATGAGCCCGCCGAACGCGACGTTGATGACGACGAACAGGCCGAGCAGCGCGCGGAACAACGGCACGGACCACACGAACCGGAGCCCCTCGCGCAGCGCCTCCGCGGGGCGGGTCGCGCGCGCCGCGGCGACGTCGCCGTTGAGCGGCTCGCGCACGAACCAGGTGCAGACGGCGGTGGCGAGGTGCCCGATCGCTGCCCCGGCGAGCGGGACGGCGTGCGCGACGGCGTACAGCACCCCGCCGAGGGGCCCCGCGAGGAGGCTCGCGACGGCGTCCCGTCCCTGCACGGCCGCGAGCGCCGTCGGCAGCTGGGGCACGGGAACGACCGAGCGGAAGGCTCCGCTCGTGGCCGGGTCGACGAGGGCCCCCACCACCGAGGCGCCGAAGAGCACGGCCGCGAGGTGCCAGGCGGTGAGCGACCCGAGTCCTGCGGCGAGCGCGACGGTCGCCCACAGCGCCGCGCCGACGCTCGCGGACACGACGATGAGCCGACGCCGGTCGACCCGGTCCGCGACGACGCCGGCCGGGAGCGTCGCGAGGAGCGCCCCGAGCTGGCCGACGGCCGCGACCACGCCCGCCTGCACGACCGACCCCGTGATCCCGTAGGCGACGAGCGGCACGGCGAAGAGTGCGACGCCCGCCCCGAGCGACTCCGCGGTCATCCCCGTCATGAGCAGCATGTACGACCGGTTGCGCAGGAGCGACGGCGGGACCGCACCGCCGGGGGCGGCACCCGGCATGACGGCGTCCGGCACGACGGCGGCGGGCGTGGCGGGGTCTGCGGCCGTCGACGACGGGCCGGTGGGCGGGTGGTCCTCGACCGAGGCGGCAGGCGGGTTCGTCATGGCACGAACCTAGGTGCGCAACTCCTGTTGCGCAATAGGTGTTGCGCACTTTCTTCTGCGCA
This region includes:
- a CDS encoding MFS transporter yields the protein MTNPPAASVEDHPPTGPSSTAADPATPAAVVPDAVMPGAAPGGAVPPSLLRNRSYMLLMTGMTAESLGAGVALFAVPLVAYGITGSVVQAGVVAAVGQLGALLATLPAGVVADRVDRRRLIVVSASVGAALWATVALAAGLGSLTAWHLAAVLFGASVVGALVDPATSGAFRSVVPVPQLPTALAAVQGRDAVASLLAGPLGGVLYAVAHAVPLAGAAIGHLATAVCTWFVREPLNGDVAAARATRPAEALREGLRFVWSVPLFRALLGLFVVINVAFGGLMVGINLELVRTGTAPVLIGLVDLAVGVGVLVGAVLAPRLVARVRAGALVVAALGVLAAGAVVMAVLESYAAYLVVLPLALLLVPAVNAGLSGYAAAVTPPQLQGRLSSVLGLTGLAAGPLVPLVGSGLLDRFGLGSALAVLAGLLVVTVAVLSTVRSLWRVGTPDTWADDAAALAASGIAADEPGPSGADR